A window from Bordetella petrii encodes these proteins:
- a CDS encoding copper resistance system multicopper oxidase, translated as MTKAVSNQRRQFVQGLAAGGLLTGLGLWRQPAWALPTPEQANVLSGTEFDLEIGESPANLTGSPRMATTVNGMLPAPTLHWKEGDTVTLRVTNRLSEDTSIHWHGILLPTGMDGVPGLSFPGIRPGETFTYQFEVRQSGTYWYHSHSGFQEQTGLYGAIVIEPKRPDPVRAERDYVVLLSDWTDEDPMSVFRKLKVMPDYYNYIQPSVENLMDDAKKSGWKNALNERLMWQKMRMNQTDLADVSGATYTFLTNGKAPAGNWTGLFKPGERVRLRFINGSAMTYFDVRIPGLKMTVVSADGQPVRPVEVEEFRIAVAETYDVIVEPSEDRAYTIFSQAMDRSGFARATLAPREGMAAEVPPTDPVQVLTMMDMGMAHDMSGMDMGGESGGSMKGMDHGSMSNADQSSSGAGNQGAMSGMDHGSMGGMAGMSHGGMNHGAGDGEGGMVEVKHPYPAENSPATTMPPDVVSTRLDDPGVGLRGNGRKVLTYADLHSMVEPPDNRPPTREIELHLTGNMERYMWSFNGLKFTEAKPIVLKFGERVRFVLVNDTMMTHPIHLHGMWSDLESPEGNFQVRKHTISLNPAQRVSYRVSADARGNWAYHCHLLYHMEAGMFRAVVVE; from the coding sequence ATGACAAAAGCTGTTTCGAACCAACGCCGCCAGTTTGTTCAAGGCCTGGCAGCGGGTGGATTGTTGACCGGTCTGGGGCTTTGGCGGCAACCGGCGTGGGCGCTCCCAACTCCCGAGCAGGCCAATGTACTGTCTGGCACTGAGTTTGATCTGGAAATAGGTGAATCCCCGGCCAACCTCACGGGGTCTCCCCGAATGGCAACTACCGTCAACGGCATGTTGCCCGCGCCGACCCTGCACTGGAAGGAAGGGGATACGGTAACGCTGCGCGTCACAAATCGCCTGAGCGAGGATACGTCAATTCATTGGCATGGCATCTTGTTGCCGACAGGCATGGATGGTGTCCCTGGGTTGAGCTTTCCAGGGATTCGTCCTGGCGAAACGTTTACCTACCAATTCGAAGTGCGTCAAAGCGGTACGTACTGGTATCACAGCCATTCTGGCTTCCAAGAGCAGACGGGCCTGTATGGGGCGATTGTTATTGAACCCAAGCGTCCAGATCCTGTGCGAGCTGAACGCGATTACGTCGTGCTGCTCTCCGATTGGACAGACGAAGACCCGATGAGCGTGTTCCGCAAGCTTAAGGTCATGCCCGATTATTACAACTATATCCAGCCATCCGTAGAAAACCTGATGGATGACGCAAAGAAGAGCGGGTGGAAGAATGCCCTAAACGAGCGTCTCATGTGGCAGAAAATGCGCATGAATCAGACCGACCTGGCTGACGTATCCGGTGCGACCTATACATTTCTTACCAACGGTAAGGCCCCAGCGGGAAATTGGACAGGCCTGTTTAAGCCTGGAGAACGCGTTCGCCTACGCTTCATTAATGGTTCAGCGATGACGTATTTTGACGTTCGTATCCCGGGATTAAAAATGACAGTGGTGTCTGCTGATGGCCAACCAGTCCGGCCGGTGGAAGTAGAAGAATTCCGAATTGCTGTCGCCGAGACATACGATGTCATTGTGGAGCCGAGTGAAGATCGGGCCTATACGATCTTCTCACAGGCTATGGATCGCTCTGGATTCGCGCGCGCCACGCTGGCTCCGCGTGAGGGTATGGCGGCAGAAGTGCCACCTACGGATCCGGTACAGGTCCTCACCATGATGGATATGGGAATGGCTCACGATATGTCCGGAATGGATATGGGCGGAGAGTCGGGCGGCTCAATGAAGGGGATGGATCATGGCTCAATGAGCAACGCTGATCAATCCTCGTCGGGCGCAGGCAACCAAGGCGCGATGAGCGGAATGGACCACGGCAGTATGGGCGGCATGGCGGGAATGAGTCACGGCGGGATGAATCATGGCGCTGGAGACGGGGAAGGAGGGATGGTTGAAGTCAAGCATCCCTATCCCGCAGAGAATAGTCCCGCAACGACTATGCCTCCTGATGTGGTGTCAACCAGGCTAGATGATCCTGGTGTGGGCCTACGAGGCAATGGGCGCAAGGTTTTGACCTACGCCGATCTGCATTCGATGGTCGAGCCCCCAGATAATCGACCGCCCACTCGGGAGATCGAATTGCATCTCACGGGAAATATGGAACGGTACATGTGGTCCTTCAACGGATTGAAATTCACTGAAGCGAAGCCTATTGTCCTGAAGTTTGGCGAGCGCGTGCGATTCGTCTTGGTCAATGACACGATGATGACGCACCCGATTCACTTGCATGGGATGTGGAGCGACCTCGAGTCGCCTGAGGGTAATTTTCAAGTTCGTAAGCACACGATAAGCCTCAATCCCGCGCAACGTGTCAGTTATCGCGTAAGCGCGGATGCTAGAGGGAACTGGGCGTATCACTGCCACCTGCTATATCACATGGAAGCGGGCATGTTCCGCGCCGTCGTCGTGGAGTAA
- a CDS encoding cupredoxin domain-containing protein, with amino-acid sequence MSKVINRVRLIAAVGAAVISFGALAAGSHGSEHGSNHSGGHETAAPIGKAGNASKVSRTIDVVMTDAMRFTPDRIDVKAGETVRFRVTNSGKIRHEMVLGTEADLSGHYQMMLKDPGMRHEEANSVSLEAGKTGEIVWQFDKAGHVAFACLEPGHYPAGMKGAVSVK; translated from the coding sequence ATGAGCAAAGTGATCAATCGCGTTCGCCTAATTGCTGCGGTTGGTGCCGCGGTAATTTCGTTTGGTGCTCTAGCTGCGGGTTCGCACGGAAGTGAGCATGGTAGCAACCATAGCGGTGGTCACGAGACAGCTGCTCCGATTGGTAAGGCTGGCAACGCATCCAAAGTGTCTCGCACCATCGATGTCGTCATGACAGACGCCATGCGGTTCACACCGGACCGTATTGACGTTAAAGCCGGCGAAACGGTGCGTTTTAGGGTTACTAACTCGGGCAAGATCCGTCACGAAATGGTGCTGGGTACTGAGGCTGACCTGAGTGGCCATTATCAAATGATGCTGAAGGATCCAGGTATGCGCCACGAAGAGGCGAATTCCGTCTCTCTGGAGGCTGGCAAGACCGGCGAAATCGTCTGGCAATTCGATAAGGCGGGTCACGTGGCGTTCGCATGTCTTGAGCCGGGGCATTATCCCGCGGGCATGAAGGGGGCCGTTTCGGTCAAATGA
- a CDS encoding heavy metal sensor histidine kinase has translation MRLLPTNSIQVRLTLLLGLIALVVSTVAGCTLFLALKREVQRQEMTEVSGKLELIDHMVDMQTEPSQYDGLRQTLDGILVGHTNLRVWIIRPNGEVFYGAEAPQITRVFSDGEVSLQTQDGLHMRGMQAALDGKLFPQGQLLVAVNVRPSAEFLYAFATALVLICIIWIGVTVILSAWAVRRSLAPIRRLSARAAQIGPDNLKVRLPEGGIDRELREFTHTFNKMLARVQAAYQQMEGFNADVAHELRTPLATLINGTEVTLSSERSIEELRDVMASNLEELHGLKALINDMLFLARADGGETARDLRPVMVRDEIDQVVEYYEAALEEAGVRLVVDGNVQVHANSRLLRRAIANLVSNAIKATPNGQTILARCAQDDQFVEISLRNPGTPIHRDALPRIFDRFFRADDARSGRADGHGLGLAIVSAIARMHGGAAFAKSDNHGSEVGFTIQRDQDITKK, from the coding sequence ATGAGGTTACTTCCAACGAATTCTATTCAGGTCCGCCTCACTCTTTTGTTAGGTTTGATTGCGCTCGTGGTGTCCACGGTGGCAGGCTGCACATTGTTCCTGGCGTTAAAGCGTGAGGTTCAACGCCAGGAGATGACGGAAGTTTCGGGAAAGCTCGAGCTTATCGACCACATGGTGGATATGCAGACGGAGCCGTCGCAGTACGATGGCTTGCGTCAGACGCTTGACGGTATTCTCGTCGGGCACACCAATCTCCGGGTGTGGATCATACGGCCCAATGGTGAAGTTTTCTACGGTGCCGAGGCACCGCAGATCACTCGAGTATTTTCCGATGGCGAAGTGTCTCTTCAAACGCAAGATGGATTGCATATGCGCGGAATGCAGGCTGCCCTTGACGGAAAGCTCTTTCCGCAAGGTCAGCTCCTTGTCGCTGTCAATGTGCGTCCCAGTGCGGAGTTCCTTTATGCCTTCGCTACAGCTTTAGTGCTGATATGCATCATTTGGATAGGTGTGACGGTGATACTGTCAGCTTGGGCGGTTCGACGATCCCTTGCCCCTATCCGTCGGCTGTCCGCCCGCGCGGCCCAGATCGGGCCTGATAATTTAAAGGTGCGGTTGCCAGAGGGTGGGATCGATCGTGAATTGAGAGAATTCACGCACACGTTCAACAAAATGTTGGCACGTGTCCAGGCTGCTTATCAGCAGATGGAGGGGTTCAACGCTGACGTAGCGCATGAATTGCGCACCCCGCTGGCCACGTTGATCAACGGGACAGAAGTTACTCTTTCTTCGGAGCGTTCCATTGAGGAATTGCGCGATGTGATGGCATCCAACCTGGAGGAGCTTCACGGCCTGAAGGCGCTCATTAACGACATGCTGTTTCTCGCGCGTGCCGATGGTGGCGAGACTGCCCGCGACCTCCGGCCCGTGATGGTTCGCGATGAGATAGATCAGGTGGTTGAATACTACGAGGCGGCTTTGGAAGAGGCCGGGGTGCGCTTAGTGGTTGATGGAAATGTGCAAGTACACGCAAACTCACGCTTGTTAAGACGAGCCATTGCAAATCTCGTGAGCAATGCGATAAAAGCTACGCCAAATGGTCAGACGATACTTGCTCGTTGCGCACAAGACGATCAGTTCGTCGAAATCAGCCTCAGGAATCCAGGGACACCGATTCACCGGGATGCGCTACCCAGAATCTTCGATAGATTCTTTCGCGCGGATGACGCTCGCAGTGGACGGGCAGACGGACACGGCTTGGGGCTCGCAATCGTTAGCGCAATTGCCCGGATGCATGGCGGTGCCGCGTTTGCGAAATCGGATAATCACGGTTCAGAAGTGGGTTTTACAATTCAACGCGATCAGGACATTACAAAAAAGTAA
- a CDS encoding heavy metal response regulator transcription factor, whose amino-acid sequence MRILVIEDERKLAHYLQKGLTEHNYVVDIASNGVDGRHAALEGNYDLVVLDVMLPGIDGFWILKDLRETKDTPVLMLTARDKVEDRVRGLENGADDYLVKPFAFSELLARIQALLRRGRGQESTLLKLGDLELDLARRKAHRAGMRLDLTAKEFTLLALLLRRQGQVLSRTMLAEQVWDMNFDSDTNAIEVAVRRLRAKIDDPFDRRLLHTVRGMGYVLEERGE is encoded by the coding sequence ATGCGAATTCTGGTCATCGAAGACGAGCGTAAGCTGGCACACTATCTGCAAAAGGGTTTGACGGAACATAACTACGTCGTGGACATCGCAAGCAACGGAGTCGACGGCCGGCACGCCGCCCTGGAGGGCAATTACGATCTCGTCGTGCTCGATGTCATGCTGCCAGGAATCGACGGATTTTGGATTCTGAAGGACTTGCGTGAAACCAAGGACACTCCCGTTCTCATGCTCACTGCGCGAGACAAAGTGGAGGATAGGGTGCGGGGCCTTGAGAACGGAGCTGACGATTATTTGGTGAAGCCGTTTGCGTTTTCTGAGTTACTGGCGCGTATCCAGGCATTGCTTCGGCGAGGCCGCGGCCAGGAATCAACGCTGCTTAAACTGGGCGATCTCGAGTTGGACCTTGCTCGGCGAAAGGCGCATCGCGCGGGTATGCGACTGGACTTGACGGCGAAGGAGTTCACGCTGCTTGCGCTTTTATTGCGCCGGCAGGGGCAAGTTCTGTCCAGAACGATGTTGGCTGAACAAGTTTGGGATATGAACTTCGATAGCGACACGAATGCGATTGAAGTCGCTGTGCGACGCTTGCGAGCTAAGATCGACGACCCTTTTGACAGGAGGCTTTTGCATACGGTACGTGGTATGGGTTATGTGTTAGAGGAACGCGGTGAATGA
- a CDS encoding DUF4148 domain-containing protein, with product MKRISCAIVAAAISFGAIGIVHAETKTRAQVRAELQEAKAKGLVTYGEQEYPAPAVYTSGKTSEQVKDELQQARAAGLITDGEQQYPPQVPVSSSKTRSQVLAELKDAKAAGLVSYGDLDYPPTLTN from the coding sequence ATGAAACGCATTTCGTGCGCCATTGTCGCAGCAGCTATTTCTTTCGGTGCGATTGGCATCGTTCATGCTGAGACCAAGACTCGCGCCCAAGTCCGTGCCGAGCTGCAGGAAGCGAAAGCTAAAGGTCTGGTTACGTATGGAGAGCAGGAATACCCGGCGCCCGCCGTGTACACCAGCGGCAAAACCAGTGAGCAGGTGAAAGATGAACTGCAACAGGCTAGAGCCGCCGGCTTGATCACTGACGGTGAGCAACAGTACCCGCCGCAAGTTCCCGTCAGCAGCAGCAAGACGCGCTCACAGGTGCTCGCAGAACTGAAGGATGCTAAGGCTGCGGGCCTGGTTTCCTATGGCGACTTGGATTACCCGCCTACGCTCACCAACTGA
- a CDS encoding glycosyltransferase, protein MKILYTNFHRADGGGHTTYIISLVRALKEAHEIVVSAPLTSRLHQTLLSLSDVRVVNHDFRGGLLKCVRDARRFRAFLRSERFDIVHVNGSADHRLCMLAVAGMGVDRPAIVYTQHNDRDVNRLGTLIRARFGTTRVICVCAHSRRKLEQSPFNRCGLTTVYNGVDVDRFSPPPASDVRHYRKRWIEPRRSGRLVVGSNAGTADYKRWLDMVEGAALLPKHLRDQIIILIAGVPPSEDQVSKVEQLGMMDHVIFVGLLDDVRPFIATLDVGFVLSSEVETISFACREMMAMGVPVIVSDSGGLSENVEPYCDGWVVPACNPRSVSLAIASILTNRQSLIPMRHAARKKAVSEFSLTRFVSDTQDVYLATK, encoded by the coding sequence ATGAAGATCCTATACACCAACTTCCATAGGGCTGACGGAGGAGGGCACACAACATACATCATCTCTTTAGTGAGGGCATTGAAAGAAGCACATGAAATCGTAGTTTCCGCTCCATTGACAAGCCGTCTGCATCAGACGCTACTGTCGCTCTCCGATGTTAGGGTAGTCAATCATGACTTTCGAGGTGGGTTGCTGAAATGCGTACGCGATGCGCGCCGCTTCAGAGCATTCCTGCGTAGCGAGCGATTCGACATCGTTCATGTCAATGGTTCCGCAGACCATCGACTGTGCATGTTGGCGGTCGCAGGAATGGGTGTCGATCGGCCCGCAATTGTCTATACGCAGCACAACGACAGAGACGTCAATCGATTAGGCACACTCATCCGAGCGCGTTTCGGTACCACGCGCGTGATTTGCGTGTGCGCCCACAGTAGACGAAAACTGGAACAAAGCCCATTCAACCGATGCGGACTTACTACTGTTTACAACGGCGTCGACGTTGACCGATTCTCCCCCCCGCCCGCCTCTGACGTCAGGCACTATCGCAAACGCTGGATCGAGCCGCGACGGTCTGGCCGTTTGGTGGTTGGAAGCAATGCCGGCACGGCTGATTACAAGCGTTGGCTCGATATGGTAGAGGGTGCGGCATTATTGCCGAAGCATCTTCGCGATCAGATTATAATTTTGATCGCCGGCGTACCGCCCTCGGAAGACCAAGTATCCAAAGTCGAACAACTCGGCATGATGGACCATGTAATCTTCGTCGGCCTGCTCGACGACGTTCGACCATTCATTGCAACACTGGACGTCGGGTTCGTACTTTCATCGGAGGTCGAGACCATATCGTTCGCCTGTCGCGAGATGATGGCAATGGGCGTTCCCGTTATCGTCAGTGATTCGGGTGGACTTTCGGAAAACGTGGAACCTTACTGTGATGGCTGGGTGGTTCCTGCGTGCAATCCGCGTTCCGTTTCACTTGCCATAGCGAGCATCTTGACGAACCGCCAAAGCCTGATTCCCATGCGGCATGCTGCGAGAAAGAAGGCAGTCTCCGAATTCTCACTTACACGGTTTGTGTCCGACACACAAGATGTATACCTAGCAACAAAGTAG
- a CDS encoding DUF4148 domain-containing protein gives MKNFLKYLPLGLALISMQSAIAGSASTSEKSAFAQDAELSRAEVQADLAIWKRAGMDKFWRGNQTPNTFSREYRMAQAEYQRMRNGTEYQQELQRRTQ, from the coding sequence GTGAAGAATTTTTTGAAGTATCTACCCCTGGGACTGGCGTTGATTTCTATGCAATCGGCCATCGCAGGTTCAGCATCGACGTCGGAGAAATCCGCATTCGCACAAGATGCAGAACTCTCCCGTGCAGAGGTGCAGGCCGATTTGGCTATCTGGAAGCGAGCTGGCATGGACAAGTTCTGGCGAGGGAATCAGACTCCAAACACATTCAGCCGGGAATACCGAATGGCTCAGGCCGAATATCAACGGATGCGAAATGGCACGGAGTATCAGCAGGAACTACAACGTCGGACACAATGA
- a CDS encoding cation transporter, with protein sequence MSASTEQPSTDERRTLWIVLILNAAIAAAFFISGVTADSSALIANGVDNLSDTAVYALGLIALSRGSLWKQRAAMASGVMLLVFAVGILLDVGRRYFQGSEPIGPTMMIMSLVGGGVNFYCLRLLHRLENPDVNLRAATTFSLNDFISNGGILLSGVLVFWLNSNWPDLLVGLATTLIAIKGGVDILRDVKTDIRRNNGYGTK encoded by the coding sequence ATGAGCGCCTCGACTGAACAGCCATCAACCGACGAGCGTCGAACGTTATGGATCGTGCTGATTCTCAACGCAGCTATTGCGGCGGCGTTTTTCATAAGCGGGGTAACCGCGGATTCAAGTGCGTTGATTGCGAACGGTGTCGACAACCTTTCTGACACAGCCGTCTACGCTCTCGGGCTGATAGCGTTGAGCCGCGGGAGCTTGTGGAAGCAGCGCGCGGCGATGGCATCGGGCGTGATGTTACTTGTTTTTGCTGTAGGGATATTGCTGGATGTGGGACGCCGCTATTTTCAGGGTAGCGAGCCAATCGGGCCGACAATGATGATCATGTCGCTTGTTGGCGGAGGAGTCAATTTCTATTGCTTGCGTCTTCTGCATCGGCTGGAGAATCCTGATGTCAATTTGCGAGCGGCAACGACATTCAGCCTTAACGATTTTATATCTAATGGTGGAATTTTGTTGTCTGGCGTACTGGTCTTTTGGCTGAACAGCAACTGGCCTGATCTTCTAGTTGGGCTGGCGACAACGTTAATCGCCATCAAGGGTGGCGTTGACATATTGCGCGATGTCAAAACAGATATCCGAAGGAATAATGGCTATGGCACGAAATAA
- a CDS encoding ChbG/HpnK family deacetylase, with protein MSSGIDAGILQLIKLDRLSAISCLVHGPTFVVNGRRLNDADLDVGLHLNLTAAFGGTSQPNVLALRTLIGRVYSGRLERAWVDNQLLRQFDTFEKTLGRPPDYIDGHQHVHQLPGVLPRLLCILRERYRGRRKPWLRYTAPGLLTGIPILDSAKAHLIGALGADEVARAARCEGWPINRRMLGIYRFQGGERRYARLLHHWLNNARDGDLLICHPGLPIADDMSAAQRLAEYEVLARPELGDWMRLSGVRIAKRPIR; from the coding sequence ATGAGTTCTGGTATTGATGCAGGCATACTTCAACTAATAAAACTAGATCGTCTCAGCGCAATTAGCTGCTTGGTACACGGGCCCACGTTTGTCGTCAATGGGCGACGGCTGAATGATGCTGATCTTGATGTTGGCCTTCATCTGAATCTCACCGCAGCATTTGGAGGAACGAGTCAACCGAACGTATTGGCACTACGCACACTTATAGGCCGTGTCTATTCTGGTCGTCTTGAGAGAGCATGGGTCGACAACCAGCTCCTGCGTCAATTTGATACTTTTGAGAAGACACTGGGACGGCCTCCAGACTATATCGATGGCCATCAACATGTTCATCAGTTGCCCGGCGTCCTACCACGATTGCTTTGCATATTGCGCGAACGCTACCGTGGGCGCCGGAAGCCCTGGCTGCGATATACCGCTCCCGGACTGTTGACGGGAATCCCTATTCTCGATTCCGCCAAAGCCCACTTAATTGGAGCTCTGGGCGCGGACGAGGTGGCGCGGGCCGCTCGATGCGAAGGTTGGCCTATCAATCGGCGTATGCTTGGAATCTACAGATTTCAAGGAGGCGAACGTCGTTATGCTAGGCTATTGCATCATTGGTTGAACAATGCGCGAGATGGCGATCTTTTGATTTGCCATCCTGGCTTACCGATTGCGGACGATATGTCGGCAGCCCAACGCCTGGCCGAGTATGAGGTATTGGCACGTCCGGAACTGGGCGACTGGATGCGTTTGAGCGGGGTGAGAATAGCAAAGCGGCCGATTCGTTAA
- a CDS encoding GtrA family protein: MCVEWLCIRPLVANIAGWFIAFIVSFMGHYLLTFRHLSARWTIALRRFFLVSTCGFLFNEVVYAWLLSNTRQSYELMLGLVLLGLAFATFLASRLWAFRCRSGG; the protein is encoded by the coding sequence ATGTGCGTTGAGTGGTTGTGCATACGCCCGTTGGTTGCGAACATCGCCGGATGGTTCATCGCATTCATAGTGTCTTTTATGGGACATTATTTGCTCACTTTTCGCCATTTAAGCGCGCGTTGGACGATAGCGCTACGACGCTTCTTTCTCGTATCGACATGCGGATTTTTGTTCAACGAGGTTGTGTACGCCTGGCTGCTGAGCAATACGAGGCAAAGCTACGAGCTTATGCTCGGTTTGGTTCTCTTAGGCTTGGCTTTCGCCACATTCCTCGCTAGCCGGTTGTGGGCATTTAGATGTCGCTCTGGCGGTTGA
- a CDS encoding ArnT family glycosyltransferase, giving the protein MRISSKSLLIAVVVVLGVRLFAMATLPLIDTSEPRYAEIARIMAVSGDWVTPWFEPGEPFWGKPPLAFWAQALSIKLLGLSEFAVRLPSLLVMLLVARLVYVAARRVFGLQQARWAVLMLAAMLLPFVSAGAVLTDPFLTLGVTLSMLALMVAPFCPTAFWRYGFFIGLSIGLLAKGPLALVLIGGASLAWALWAREGRKALKALPWSVGLALMLAISLPWYVIAELKTPGFLKYFLVGEHFLRFVDAGWAGDRYGTAHARAWGAIWLDWIAASAPWSLLLVTGLLVLPLKSSLRQAAQAALREPIVKLLVSWALVAPVLFTFSGNILWTYVLPSLPPLALGLGCWLSSVELTRNQRLANSFVFAASLLVPIAAVVIGTLGILDEPRFKTEKGLVAMVEKLQQPGDTLYFVGSRPFSARYYSQGKAKLLPWQASTLPPFSPSGRLWVAVSRDKSWPLLASPGVVAKSRYSSRRFVLYELRKTASR; this is encoded by the coding sequence GTGAGAATAAGTAGTAAGTCTCTCTTAATTGCCGTCGTGGTTGTATTGGGGGTCCGTTTGTTTGCCATGGCAACGCTTCCACTGATTGACACGTCAGAGCCGCGCTATGCAGAGATTGCGAGGATAATGGCCGTCTCGGGAGACTGGGTCACCCCCTGGTTTGAACCGGGGGAGCCCTTTTGGGGAAAACCTCCTCTAGCCTTTTGGGCTCAGGCCCTGAGCATCAAATTACTCGGATTGAGCGAGTTCGCGGTACGCCTACCGTCCTTGCTAGTCATGCTACTGGTTGCGCGCCTCGTCTATGTGGCTGCACGAAGAGTCTTCGGCTTGCAGCAGGCGCGATGGGCTGTGCTAATGCTGGCTGCGATGCTTCTGCCATTTGTGAGCGCCGGCGCCGTTCTCACGGACCCGTTTCTCACTTTGGGCGTGACACTATCGATGCTTGCACTAATGGTGGCTCCCTTTTGCCCCACTGCATTCTGGCGCTATGGATTCTTCATTGGTCTTTCGATCGGTCTGTTGGCCAAAGGCCCGCTTGCTCTGGTATTGATTGGAGGCGCGAGTTTGGCTTGGGCGTTATGGGCGCGTGAAGGCCGAAAGGCATTAAAGGCTCTACCGTGGTCGGTAGGGCTTGCATTGATGCTCGCTATTTCACTGCCATGGTATGTCATCGCAGAACTCAAGACGCCTGGATTTCTGAAGTACTTCCTCGTGGGCGAGCATTTCCTTCGCTTCGTCGACGCGGGTTGGGCAGGTGATCGATACGGCACCGCCCACGCTCGCGCATGGGGAGCAATTTGGTTAGATTGGATTGCGGCTTCAGCACCGTGGAGTCTGTTGCTCGTGACCGGCCTACTGGTGCTGCCACTGAAATCCAGTCTACGCCAGGCTGCTCAAGCCGCTCTACGTGAACCCATAGTCAAGCTACTAGTGTCGTGGGCATTAGTAGCCCCGGTCCTTTTTACTTTTTCCGGCAACATCTTATGGACATATGTCTTGCCAAGCCTGCCGCCGCTGGCTCTAGGCCTTGGCTGTTGGCTCTCAAGTGTAGAACTGACCCGGAACCAGAGACTTGCGAACTCTTTCGTATTCGCAGCGTCGCTGCTTGTCCCCATCGCTGCTGTTGTGATCGGCACACTAGGTATTCTCGACGAACCACGCTTCAAGACAGAGAAGGGCCTCGTCGCAATGGTTGAGAAGCTGCAGCAGCCCGGCGACACGCTCTATTTTGTAGGCTCGAGACCTTTCTCTGCGCGATATTACTCGCAAGGCAAAGCGAAATTGCTTCCCTGGCAAGCATCCACTTTGCCGCCATTTAGCCCATCCGGTCGGTTGTGGGTGGCAGTTTCCCGTGATAAATCCTGGCCGCTACTGGCCTCACCTGGAGTTGTTGCAAAATCTCGATATTCCAGTCGGCGCTTTGTCCTCTATGAGCTGCGTAAAACAGCCAGTCGATAA
- a CDS encoding glycosyltransferase family 2 protein: protein MHALAAYQPPVKPVASAAQSDCLSIIIPFFNEQEVLPLCLNRLQPLLQSQGYPYEIIFVDDGSTDDSVAFLRAVARQNSAVRIVCLSRNFGKEAAMSAGLVHARGAAVIVLDADLQDPPELIPAMVAAWRAGADVVCMRRRSRQGEGWAKKLSAYAFYRLLSRLSHSKIPADTGDFRLMSRRTVNAMLRLPERCRYMKGLYAWVGMPTTVIDYDRAPRAAGTTKWNYFALFGLAMEGITSFSTTPLRWATAIGAVIALLGGGFGLAIVLKTLIFGDSVPGYPSLMAMITLLSGIQLLTIGLLGEYLGKTYMESKQRPVYLVREIIESTEAPVPGDSSAEQVGENK, encoded by the coding sequence ATGCACGCTCTAGCTGCCTACCAACCACCCGTGAAACCAGTCGCCTCGGCAGCTCAAAGTGACTGCCTTTCCATCATTATTCCTTTCTTTAATGAGCAAGAAGTTCTTCCCCTGTGTCTGAATCGATTGCAACCTTTGCTGCAAAGCCAGGGGTACCCATACGAAATCATCTTCGTCGATGACGGTAGCACTGACGATAGCGTCGCGTTTCTCCGCGCAGTGGCCCGGCAAAATTCCGCAGTGCGCATTGTGTGCCTGAGCCGCAACTTCGGCAAAGAAGCCGCGATGTCGGCTGGTTTGGTGCATGCTCGTGGTGCCGCAGTGATCGTGTTGGACGCCGACCTACAAGATCCCCCTGAACTGATTCCGGCCATGGTTGCTGCTTGGCGAGCTGGCGCCGACGTAGTATGCATGCGTCGTCGATCTCGACAAGGAGAAGGATGGGCCAAAAAGCTCTCGGCATACGCCTTCTATCGCCTACTTAGCCGTCTTAGCCATTCAAAAATTCCGGCCGATACTGGTGATTTCCGATTGATGAGTCGGCGTACTGTCAATGCCATGCTTAGGCTTCCAGAGCGATGCCGATATATGAAAGGTCTATATGCATGGGTGGGCATGCCAACGACCGTCATCGACTACGATCGAGCACCTCGAGCGGCCGGTACCACCAAATGGAATTACTTTGCCCTGTTTGGCTTGGCGATGGAGGGTATCACCTCGTTTTCGACGACACCGCTGCGTTGGGCCACTGCAATCGGCGCCGTAATTGCATTGCTCGGGGGGGGATTTGGTCTTGCGATAGTGCTCAAGACACTGATTTTTGGCGACTCAGTGCCCGGTTATCCGTCCCTAATGGCGATGATCACATTACTTAGCGGCATTCAGTTGCTGACTATCGGCCTGTTGGGCGAATATCTGGGAAAAACATACATGGAATCAAAACAACGTCCCGTCTATCTTGTACGGGAGATCATCGAATCAACCGAAGCGCCTGTACCTGGAGATTCGTCGGCGGAGCAAGTCGGTGAGAATAAGTAG